The sequence ACAGTCACAAAAATATTAGAAAGATTTTTAATAAATAAACTGATATATGAAACTGGAACTAATGATGGTAAGCTTGGAAGAAAGGCGATAAAATACCAATTTAATCCTAATGCATATTTTTCTATTGGAATTAAAATGGAAATGAATCATATATCAATGGTTTTAATAAATCTTGATGGAAAAATATTAAAACAGACTGTTGTTAAAGAAGAATTTATTAACAGTGAAAATTTTGTTTTTCTTGTCATAAATGAATTAAAAAAGTTTTTATGGGAATTTGATAAAAAAGAATTTATAAAAGGAATAGGGATAGTTCTTCCAGGAATAGTAGATCCTGAAAATAGCATGATAAAGTTAGGTGGTAATTTTACTCTTTTAAATCAAGATATGAAAGAAATAGAAGAAGAATTTAGTCTTCCAATATTTTTGGAAAATGAAGCAAATGCTGGAGCTATTGGGGAATATATAGTTAACCATTCTGAACTTCAATTGAAAAAAAATATTCTTTTTGTCTCAATAGATACTGGTATAGGTTCTGGAATTATAATAGAAGATCAGTTATACAGAGGAAAAGGAAATAAATCTGGAGAAATAGGACATATACCAATAATACCAAATGGAGATAAATGTGCCTGTGGCAGTGAGGGATGTTTTGAGCAATATTGTTCTAACTTGGCTTTAATAAAAGAATTTGAAAAAGAATTCCAATGTGAAATAAAAGAATATGAGGATATTTTTCAAGAAAAATTTTTAGGAAATGAAAGAGGTAAAAAAATATTAGAGAGATATACATGGATTTTAGCATTAGGAATAAAAACTGCTTTAATGATGTTTAATTCTGATAAAATAATTATTGGAGGAAAAATTTCCAATCATAAGGAATATTTTGAGCCTTTGCTTAAAGAGATAATTTTTTCAAATAATATTTTCAGTAATGATACTGATATTGTTGAATTTTCATCTCTTTCTGACAATGCTAATTTATTAGGTGCAGCATTTATTCCATTGGGAGAATTTTATAAAACTTACAATGAAAATATGTAATAATATCCTATAATTTATATTTTTGCTAAAAGTAATATGATTATTTTTTTATAAATGTTATAATATTATTATATATAATAAAATTTTAATTAGAGGTGATAGGATGTTGAATAATGAGAGTGTATTCTTCCTATAATAGGAAGAGTGTTAAATTCCATTTCTATTATAGATTTTGATGAAAGTTTATAATCAAAAATATAATTAATTGGAGGATAAAATTGAAATTAGAAATAAGATTAGAAGAAAAAAATGATTATAGAAAAGTTGAGGAAATTATTAGAGAAGCATTTTGGAATCTGTATGTTCCAGGAGCTAGTGAGCATTTTATATTACATTCTTTAAGAAATTCTGAAGTAGCTGTTCCTGAACTTAATTTTATAGCAGTCAAAGATGGAGAAATAGTAGGGCAAATCTTTTATACAAAAGCTGAAATAAAGGATAAAGACGGAAAAAAACATGAAATTTTAAATTTTGGCCCTTTATGTGTAACACCAAAATACCATAACCTTGGGATAGGAAAAGCTTTAATAGAACATAGCAGAAAAGTGGCAGCTGAAATGGGATATAAAGGTATAGCAATATATGGATATCCTGGCTATTATACTAGAGTTGGATTCCAAAGTGGGGCTAAATTTGGTATAGCAAGAGCTGATGGTGCTTTTCCAAAAGCACTTTTAGTTATGGAGCTCTATCCTGATTCCTTGAAGGGAATTTCTGGAAACCTTCACGAATTTTTAAGTGATCTTCAATTTGATGGGGAGGAATTTTTGAAGTATGAATCTTCATTTCCTCCAAAAGAAAAGAAATACAAACCATCACAAGATTTATTTGCAGAAATGGTAAATAAAATGGAAGATCCAGAAAATATAAAAATTTATTAATTTATAGGTTTTTATAAAATAAATAAAAAATGAAATAGATATATTTAAAAGGGCAGTTTAAAACTGCCCTTTTAATAACTATTAAAATTAAAAATTATGTATAAGTCCTATAACCACCATATCATAATAATAATTTTTATTTATATATCCCTGATATTTTATATTGATTAAAAAATCTGGATCAATATAATATCCCATACCTATACTGACCATTCCAGCATCTCTTGATACTTCCAATGCTTTTATTTTACCTAAATCTGTAATGAATCTTTTTCTATCTGCAAATTCATGAGACCATTCTACATTTCCTGTAACTAAAAATTTATCTCCCATTTCTTTAGAATACATAATTCCAGCATTTCCACTTCCTATTCTATCATTGGAAGTAGATATACCATTATGGCCTTTTGTAGTATATTGATTCCATCCAAGTCCTAAATAAGGATAAAGCAATGATTTTTCTCCAAGTTCAAAAAAGTAACCTCCCTCTGCTCCTAAAGAATAATTTTTAGTTCTATAAACTATGTTAGAAATATTTTTGCTTCTCAAAATATTTTTACTTTCATCATATCCAGCTCTTCCAATAAAAAGCCAATTATCTTTATTATAAGCAAGATAAGTATTTAGTCCATAAGTTCTTATTTTCTGATCACTATCAAGAGAATCATCAAATTCAGCTCTTGATTTTATATATCCAAAACTCATCCCAGTCATCAGATCAGGGTTTGATAAAAAAGTACTATTAGTAGCCATTAAAAATCCTTTAATCTTAGCATCATAGTCAGTATTGTAATCATCTCTATCATAACTGGATTTGATTTTTCCTATCCCTTCAATATATTGAGAGCTTCCACTGAATCCTCTTCTGTTCATTTTTTTAAACATTACACTTTCTCTAAATTGATTGCTTCCTCTATCAGTTATTATTTTTCCATTTATTTCTGAAAGATTAGTTTGAAGGTCATGAGTTCCTCCAAATAAACCAGCAGAGACAGCTGCAAATATCAAAGGCAGTATTTTTTTAATTTTCATTCAATCTCCTCCAGGTTATCTTCTTCTTTTACCAAATATTCTTAAAAGATATAGGAATAGATTTATAAAGTCAAGATAAAGATTAAGAGCACCAATTATTCCAAGTTTATTCATAACTTCTTCATCACCATTTGCCATTTGGAAAGCTATTTTTTTGATTCTATTTACATCATATGCAATAAGAGCTGAGAAAATAACTATTCCTAAGACTGTTCCAATCCAATAAAGTATTGGAGCTTTAAGGAAGAAATTGATTAATGACATTATAATTATACTTATAAGTCCAGTCATTAAATATTTGCCATAACTGCTAAGATCTTCCTTTGTAGTATATCCATAAGCTGCAATAACTATAAACATTATCAAAGCCACTCCTAAAGTATAAAATATACTTGCAGGATGGAATACAAATCCCAAGCTGCTGAAAAGAACTCCATTCATTAATGAATAAAGAAAAAACATTATTCTTGCAGTTCCAGAAGACAATTTATTAATTCCTAAACTCAATCCAAATACAAGAGCTATTTCTGCAAACATTATTATTTTAAAATATGGCATTATAGCATACAGCAGTCTTGCATTAAAACCAAATAGGTATATTGGAACTATTGTTGTAATAAGTATTCCAATTACCATATTCAAAAAAACTTTTCTAAGAAATCTATTAGTTGTATCCACATTGTCATAGACCCCTTGTTCGTTACGCATTTCATTTAAATCATACTCGTTCATTATTGTGTTACCTCCTGATTTATATTTAAAACTTTAAAAAGCTCTTTTTAAAATCTCAAGTACATCAGCTTTATGAAGCTTTTTCATTGTTCCAAGAGGTCCAAAAGCAACAGCTGCATCAGCCATTTTTTCAAGGTTTTCTTCCTTTATTTCTACCTCTTTTAAAGTACTTGGAATATTTAGAGATTTAAAAAATTCTCTAGTTTTATTTATTGCTTCCTTTGCAATGGCCATAGGATCATCTCCTGAAATGCCCCATACATATTTTCCATATTCTTCAAACCTATGAACATTTTCATTTGACAATACATATTCCATCCATACTGGAGTAAGAATAGCAAGTCCAACACCATGAGTTATATCATGATAAGCACTTAATTCATGTTCCATTCCATGAGTTGCCCAATCTGTAGATATTTTACCATAAGTTAAAAGTCCATTCAATGCTAAAGAGCTTCCCCACATAAGATTTGCTCTGGCTTCATAATTTTCAGGCTCATTATAAGCAATAGGACCAAAGTGTATTACAGTTTTTAAAAGTCCTTCCATTAAACGATTTTGTAAGAAACCATCATGATCAGGTGAAAAATACTGTTCAAATATATGGCTCATTATATCAGCTGTTCCTGCAGCTGTCTGATATTTATTTACACTATAAGTATATATTGGATCAAGTATAGAAAATACAGGTCTGAGTAAATCACTTCCTATTGCTAATTTTCTATTTTCATTCATATTTGAAATTACACTGTTTCCATTCATTTCACTTCCAGTGGCTGCTAATGTAAGTACAGAAGCAACTGGAAGAGCTGAAGTTAGCTGCTTCATTTTATTTTTAACATAAAGATCTTCCCATACATCACCATTATACTTACTTTGTGCTGCTATTGCTTTTCACAATCTATAGTACTTCCTCCACCAATAGCTAGTACAAGTTCTATTCCCTCTCTTTTGCATATTTCTGCTCCATAATATACACATTCGATTCTAGGGTTAGGATCCACATTTGGCAGTTCAAAAATAGTGATATTCTCTCTTTTTAAAACTTCTATAACTTTATCATAAAGTCCATTTTTCTTTATACTTCCCTTACCATAGACCAAGAGTACTTTACTTCCAATTTTTTTTACTTCATTTCCCAGTTCATCTACTTTTCCAGTACCAAAAAGTATTTTTGTACTTACATTATAGTTAAAATTTTTCATAGCATTTTCCTCCTTTGAAATTAAAGAATAATTTTGCTAAAACTAAGATCTACTATTTTTAAA is a genomic window of Fusobacterium sp. containing:
- a CDS encoding ROK family protein translates to MEIIYQKREKLRNENRTFKFLVEVREFSKLEISQYLNISIPTVTKILERFLINKLIYETGTNDGKLGRKAIKYQFNPNAYFSIGIKMEMNHISMVLINLDGKILKQTVVKEEFINSENFVFLVINELKKFLWEFDKKEFIKGIGIVLPGIVDPENSMIKLGGNFTLLNQDMKEIEEEFSLPIFLENEANAGAIGEYIVNHSELQLKKNILFVSIDTGIGSGIIIEDQLYRGKGNKSGEIGHIPIIPNGDKCACGSEGCFEQYCSNLALIKEFEKEFQCEIKEYEDIFQEKFLGNERGKKILERYTWILALGIKTALMMFNSDKIIIGGKISNHKEYFEPLLKEIIFSNNIFSNDTDIVEFSSLSDNANLLGAAFIPLGEFYKTYNENM
- a CDS encoding N-acetyltransferase; this encodes MKLEIRLEEKNDYRKVEEIIREAFWNLYVPGASEHFILHSLRNSEVAVPELNFIAVKDGEIVGQIFYTKAEIKDKDGKKHEILNFGPLCVTPKYHNLGIGKALIEHSRKVAAEMGYKGIAIYGYPGYYTRVGFQSGAKFGIARADGAFPKALLVMELYPDSLKGISGNLHEFLSDLQFDGEEFLKYESSFPPKEKKYKPSQDLFAEMVNKMEDPENIKIY
- a CDS encoding autotransporter outer membrane beta-barrel domain-containing protein, giving the protein MKIKKILPLIFAAVSAGLFGGTHDLQTNLSEINGKIITDRGSNQFRESVMFKKMNRRGFSGSSQYIEGIGKIKSSYDRDDYNTDYDAKIKGFLMATNSTFLSNPDLMTGMSFGYIKSRAEFDDSLDSDQKIRTYGLNTYLAYNKDNWLFIGRAGYDESKNILRSKNISNIVYRTKNYSLGAEGGYFFELGEKSLLYPYLGLGWNQYTTKGHNGISTSNDRIGSGNAGIMYSKEMGDKFLVTGNVEWSHEFADRKRFITDLGKIKALEVSRDAGMVSIGMGYYIDPDFLINIKYQGYINKNYYYDMVVIGLIHNF
- a CDS encoding Bax inhibitor-1/YccA family protein; protein product: MNEYDLNEMRNEQGVYDNVDTTNRFLRKVFLNMVIGILITTIVPIYLFGFNARLLYAIMPYFKIIMFAEIALVFGLSLGINKLSSGTARIMFFLYSLMNGVLFSSLGFVFHPASIFYTLGVALIMFIVIAAYGYTTKEDLSSYGKYLMTGLISIIIMSLINFFLKAPILYWIGTVLGIVIFSALIAYDVNRIKKIAFQMANGDEEVMNKLGIIGALNLYLDFINLFLYLLRIFGKRRR